The following proteins are encoded in a genomic region of Haloarcula marina:
- a CDS encoding TIGR00266 family protein: MNYEITHRPSYAQLALSLERGESVRAEGGAMVSHTGNLDVETNAEGGLLKSLSRSVLGGESFFMNTFTATDDTTLKLAPALSGDVQHHELADETLYVQSTSFIASDPAIDVDTKFGGGKTFFGGEGLFLLKLSGTGPAFISSYGAIDEIHVESGETAVVDTGHIVAFEESLDFSIQKVGGIKSTLFSGEGLVCEFTGEGTVWTQTRSPDAFLSWLIPKLPTQSSN, encoded by the coding sequence ATGAACTACGAAATCACTCACCGACCGTCCTACGCCCAACTCGCACTCTCGCTGGAGCGGGGGGAGTCGGTCCGGGCCGAGGGCGGTGCGATGGTCAGCCACACCGGGAACCTCGACGTGGAGACGAACGCCGAAGGCGGCCTGCTGAAGTCGCTGTCCCGGTCGGTCCTCGGCGGCGAGTCGTTCTTCATGAACACCTTCACCGCGACGGACGACACCACGCTCAAACTGGCCCCCGCGCTGTCCGGCGACGTGCAGCACCACGAACTCGCCGACGAGACGCTGTACGTCCAGTCCACGTCGTTCATCGCCTCGGACCCGGCTATCGACGTCGACACGAAATTCGGCGGCGGAAAGACGTTCTTCGGTGGTGAAGGGCTCTTTCTGTTGAAACTCTCCGGAACCGGTCCCGCGTTCATCTCCAGTTACGGCGCAATCGACGAGATACACGTAGAGTCCGGCGAGACTGCCGTCGTCGACACCGGTCATATCGTCGCCTTCGAGGAATCGCTCGACTTCTCCATTCAAAAGGTCGGCGGCATCAAGTCGACGCTGTTCAGCGGTGAGGGCCTCGTCTGCGAGTTCACGGGCGAAGGCACCGTCTGGACCCAGACTCGCAGTCCGGACGCCTTCCTCTCGTGGCTCATTCCGAAACTGCCGACGCAGAGCTCGAACTGA
- a CDS encoding MaoC family dehydratase: MKFFDDIEVGDAEEFGAYDVTKAEIIEFGEKYDPQPFHVDEGAAEESFFGELVASGWHTAAICMRLNVDRTKQSEIAARAGVGVDALRWHELVRPGDTLYLRTEVLEKRPSDGHSDRGYVTVSMAGVNQNDVVVISFEATIIVARDVASP, translated from the coding sequence ATGAAATTTTTCGACGATATCGAGGTCGGTGACGCCGAGGAGTTCGGTGCGTACGACGTGACGAAAGCGGAGATAATCGAGTTCGGCGAGAAGTACGACCCCCAACCGTTCCACGTGGACGAAGGCGCGGCCGAGGAGTCGTTCTTCGGGGAGTTGGTGGCTTCGGGATGGCACACGGCGGCGATATGTATGCGGTTGAACGTCGACCGGACGAAGCAGTCCGAGATTGCCGCACGTGCTGGTGTCGGGGTCGACGCACTGCGCTGGCACGAACTGGTTCGTCCGGGAGATACGCTCTACCTCCGTACGGAAGTGCTCGAGAAACGTCCGTCCGACGGCCACTCCGACAGGGGGTACGTCACCGTTTCCATGGCGGGTGTGAATCAGAACGACGTAGTGGTCATCTCGTTCGAGGCGACTATCATCGTCGCGCGCGACGTCGCGTCGCCGTGA
- a CDS encoding DUF362 domain-containing protein: protein MDRESLSVPESVVLNATGDQPIPEMGVVEQVWETDPIAPADIPELTRRAVESLDWSGVPDGGEVAIGAGSRGIANLAAIVGGVVAAVDGLGYDPFVFPAMGSHGGATGEGQREKLEALGVTEDAIGCEIRSSMDVVEVGRTAERDVPVVADANAVGADAILPVNRVKPHTDFDGDVESGLSKMLVIGMGKQRGAKIAHEWAVDWSFRNMIPEITEQLLAELPVVGGVAIVEDQHDDTALVEGITPDGFLDRERELLRTAYDIMPTIPFDELDVVVVDRFGKDVSGQGMDTNVIGRRPFAINEPAPESPDIKRIFARSLTETTKGNAMGMGSADFVHEAVLRELEAEKTLINAITASTVRGVRLPPVVETDRAGLVASLSTGGVVPVAEARVIRVTDTMRLDRMYASSALVDEARERSDLRVVADPMPVEFDEDGQFAAPTPHES, encoded by the coding sequence ATGGACCGCGAATCACTCTCCGTGCCCGAATCGGTCGTCCTGAACGCCACCGGCGACCAGCCGATACCGGAGATGGGCGTCGTCGAACAGGTCTGGGAGACGGACCCGATAGCTCCCGCGGACATCCCTGAATTGACCCGCCGCGCCGTCGAATCGCTCGACTGGTCGGGCGTCCCCGACGGCGGCGAGGTGGCAATCGGTGCGGGAAGTCGCGGCATCGCCAACCTCGCCGCAATCGTCGGCGGTGTCGTCGCTGCCGTCGACGGACTGGGGTACGACCCGTTCGTCTTCCCGGCGATGGGGAGTCACGGCGGCGCCACGGGCGAGGGCCAGCGGGAGAAACTCGAAGCGCTGGGCGTCACCGAAGACGCCATCGGCTGTGAGATTCGGTCAAGCATGGACGTAGTGGAGGTCGGTCGGACGGCCGAGCGAGACGTGCCGGTCGTCGCCGACGCTAACGCCGTCGGGGCCGACGCCATCCTCCCGGTCAACCGCGTCAAGCCCCACACGGACTTCGACGGGGACGTGGAGAGCGGCCTCTCGAAGATGCTCGTCATCGGGATGGGGAAACAGCGGGGCGCGAAAATCGCCCACGAGTGGGCCGTCGACTGGAGTTTCCGGAACATGATTCCCGAGATTACCGAGCAGTTGCTCGCCGAACTCCCGGTCGTCGGCGGCGTCGCCATCGTCGAGGACCAGCACGACGATACGGCGCTCGTCGAAGGAATTACGCCGGACGGCTTCCTCGACCGGGAGCGAGAACTGCTGAGGACGGCGTACGACATCATGCCGACGATTCCGTTCGACGAACTTGACGTGGTCGTCGTCGACCGCTTCGGGAAGGACGTGAGCGGACAGGGGATGGACACGAACGTCATCGGCCGCCGGCCGTTCGCCATCAACGAACCGGCCCCCGAGTCGCCAGACATCAAACGCATCTTCGCCCGGAGTCTCACGGAGACGACGAAGGGCAACGCGATGGGGATGGGGTCGGCGGACTTCGTTCACGAGGCGGTCCTCCGCGAACTGGAAGCGGAGAAGACGCTCATCAACGCCATCACGGCAAGTACAGTCCGCGGCGTCCGCCTGCCGCCCGTGGTCGAGACGGACCGGGCCGGACTCGTCGCGTCGCTCTCGACTGGCGGCGTGGTCCCGGTCGCGGAGGCCCGCGTCATCCGGGTCACGGACACGATGCGACTCGACCGGATGTACGCGTCGTCGGCACTCGTCGACGAAGCGCGAGAGCGGTCGGACCTCCGGGTAGTCGCCGACCCGATGCCGGTCGAGTTCGACGAGGACGGCCAGTTTGCCGCGCCGACGCCTCACGAGAGTTGA
- a CDS encoding glycerate kinase type-2 family protein yields the protein MIRNRDTLPATPSATLALDCLEAGIEAADPRRVVSERVSLSGDVLRVQDSAYDLSAFDRVLVLGGGNAAGYVAAALETVLGDRIDDGAVVTDNPVETDRVRVLDGDHPVPTASGVESTRQMLELAESAGPNDLVLAVVTGGGSALMAAPADPVELADLQAVTESLLGAGASIDEINAVRKHLSAIKGGRLAHRLGDARVAGLLFSDVIGDDLSVIASGPLVADDTTYEDALDVVETYDLDVPSAVRRRLTDGADGTYPETPKAGDPALDGVEIHVLANNDTALSAAAEVAEERGYTPLVLGSRVRGEAREAGKVVVGIAESAAAVGEPVDPPGVLLSGGETTVTIRGDGDGRGGPNQEFALSCAIERHGAVARGSADDVVVASADTDGIDGNSAYAGALVSGGTVDDRTAARRALAENDAEGYLDANDALVETGPTTTNVNDLRVVVVESPPPE from the coding sequence ATGATACGGAACCGCGACACGCTCCCGGCCACGCCGTCGGCGACGCTGGCCCTCGACTGCCTCGAAGCGGGCATCGAGGCGGCCGACCCGCGCCGGGTCGTCTCGGAACGGGTGTCGCTCTCGGGCGACGTGCTCCGCGTACAGGACTCGGCGTACGACCTCTCGGCGTTCGACCGCGTCCTCGTTCTCGGCGGAGGCAACGCCGCCGGCTACGTCGCGGCGGCCTTAGAGACCGTCTTAGGCGACCGAATCGACGACGGAGCGGTCGTCACGGACAACCCGGTCGAGACCGACCGCGTGCGCGTTCTCGACGGCGACCACCCGGTTCCGACCGCGTCGGGCGTCGAGAGCACGCGCCAGATGCTCGAACTCGCCGAATCGGCGGGACCGAACGACCTCGTCCTCGCGGTCGTGACCGGCGGCGGGAGCGCGCTGATGGCGGCCCCCGCGGACCCCGTCGAACTGGCGGACCTCCAGGCCGTCACCGAATCGTTACTCGGGGCCGGGGCGTCGATAGACGAGATAAACGCCGTCCGGAAGCATCTCTCGGCGATAAAGGGGGGTCGACTGGCCCACCGACTCGGCGACGCACGGGTCGCGGGCCTGCTGTTCAGCGACGTTATCGGCGACGACCTGAGCGTCATCGCCAGCGGCCCACTCGTCGCCGACGACACCACGTATGAAGATGCGCTCGACGTCGTCGAGACGTACGACCTCGACGTGCCGTCCGCCGTCCGCCGCCGATTGACGGACGGCGCGGACGGGACGTACCCCGAGACACCGAAAGCCGGTGATCCCGCACTCGACGGCGTCGAGATTCACGTCCTCGCGAACAACGACACGGCGCTGTCGGCCGCCGCGGAAGTCGCCGAGGAACGCGGCTACACGCCGCTGGTCCTGGGTTCGCGCGTCCGCGGCGAGGCACGCGAGGCCGGGAAGGTAGTGGTCGGCATCGCCGAGTCCGCAGCCGCCGTCGGCGAACCGGTCGACCCGCCCGGGGTGCTCCTCTCGGGCGGCGAGACGACGGTGACGATACGCGGGGACGGGGACGGCCGCGGCGGCCCCAATCAGGAGTTCGCGCTGAGTTGCGCAATCGAGCGCCACGGGGCGGTCGCGCGCGGGTCGGCGGACGATGTCGTCGTCGCGAGCGCCGACACCGACGGCATCGACGGCAACTCGGCGTACGCGGGCGCACTCGTCTCGGGCGGTACCGTCGACGACCGGACGGCGGCCCGACGCGCCCTCGCCGAGAACGACGCGGAGGGGTATCTGGACGCCAACGACGCGCTCGTCGAGACGGGACCGACGACGACGAACGTCAACGACCTGCGGGTGGTCGTGGTCGAATCACCGCCGCCGGAGTGA
- the rdfA gene encoding rod-determining factor RdfA, with translation MSNEELPTTKVGRLIDAYELDGFGAELEAYWTAEGEERKSLRALAELFNKELLRRQLRDHGMDTVDDGVQMYYRLLTDDDASAGRVTDAKRDLEDAGIDVDSLTSDFVTYQAIRSYLQDVRGASYDHATDEEQVAREREQIERLTTRTEVVSREKLERLSKTDRITLGDFRLFVSVDVFCEDCNAQYSVAELLERGGCDCEAES, from the coding sequence ATGTCAAACGAAGAGTTACCGACGACGAAAGTGGGTCGTCTCATCGACGCCTACGAACTCGACGGGTTCGGGGCCGAACTGGAGGCCTACTGGACCGCAGAGGGAGAGGAACGAAAGAGCCTCCGCGCGCTGGCGGAACTGTTCAACAAGGAATTGCTCCGTCGTCAACTGCGCGACCACGGGATGGACACCGTCGACGACGGCGTCCAGATGTACTACCGACTACTGACCGACGACGACGCCAGCGCCGGTCGTGTCACCGACGCGAAACGCGACCTCGAAGACGCCGGTATCGACGTGGACTCGCTGACCAGCGATTTCGTGACCTATCAGGCTATCCGGAGCTATCTACAGGACGTTCGCGGCGCGAGCTACGACCACGCGACGGACGAGGAACAGGTCGCACGCGAACGCGAACAAATCGAGCGCCTGACTACCCGAACGGAAGTCGTCTCTCGCGAGAAACTCGAGCGGTTGTCGAAGACTGACCGAATCACGCTCGGCGACTTCCGCCTGTTCGTCAGCGTCGACGTGTTCTGCGAAGACTGCAACGCCCAGTACTCCGTCGCCGAACTGTTGGAACGCGGCGGGTGTGATTGCGAAGCCGAGAGCTGA